The Persephonella sp. genome segment CATGTCCCTGATAGTCTTTTATTATTGATACTTTAAATCCTTTATTCTCAAGGAGTTTTTTTACGTATTCTCCCTGTCTGTAGCCAATCTCAAAGGCAAAAAAGCCTTTTTCTTTCAGGTAGTTAATACCCTCGTTTATAATCCTTTCGTAAAATTCTGTCCCCTCTTTACCTGCAATCAGAGCTTCTATAGGCTCTTTTTTTACTTCTTCTTCAAGGGTTTCGTATTCTTCCTGGGCTATATAAGGTGGATTTGAAACTATAAAATCAAATTTTATGTCCGGAATGTTCTCAAACAGATTACTTTTTATAATTATAAACCTGTCAAGAACATTATTTATTTTAGCATTTAAGGCTGAAAGCTGCAGGGCTTTTTCTGATATATCAACACCATACATGATTAGATTTGGTCTGTTTTTAAGCAGTGCTATTGATATTGCTCCTGAGCCTATTCCTATCTCAAGACCAATTGTTTTTTTATTTTCCGGAATTCTTTTTAGAACTTCTTCAACAAGAAGCTCTGTTTCTGGCCTTGGGATTAAAACTCCTTCTTCAATTTTTAGCTTTATGTTAAAAAATTCTTTTTCCCCTAAAATATATCCAAGGGGATATCTTTCTGCCCTTTTTTCTATTAGGGAAAAGAATTTCCTTTTTTCCTCAGTTGATAGGTATTTATCTTTTTCTATGATTAATTTCCAGCGGGGTATGTTTAAAACTTTTGACAAAATTAGATGTGTGTCTGTTACTGGTGTTTTTACACCAGCTTCTTTAAGCCTTTTTACCCCTTGCTCAATAGCCTCTTTAATTTTCATCTTTTCTGGACTAATAATCCCTTAAGATATAGTGTGTTTGGCATATTTATTACTGCCGGATGGTCTTTGTCCTGATACATAAATTCCTTTATTTCAAGAATATCTCCTGTTATTGCAGCACTGGAAGTTGTAAGGTCTATCAAATCCTGCATGGAGATATGATGTGAACAGGAAAATACAGCAAGATAGCCTTTTGGATTTAGTATTTTCAGGCTGTTTACTATTAAATATTTAAAACCTCTTAGTGCTCCCTGCCTTTCATGTCTGCTTTTTGCAAATGATGGAGGGTCAACAATAATCAGGTCATAGCTGTCTGTTTCATTTTTGAGAAAATCAAATGCATCCTCTTTGATAATTTGAAAGTTGTTTATTCCGTTTAAACGGCAATTTTCCTGAACCTGATTTAAAGCAAGGTCTGATACATCAACAAACTTTATAAAATCTGCCCCTTTTTTGCCGCAATAAATTCCAAAACCACCTGCATTTGAGAATAAATCAAGGACTTTAAAGCCTGTCTGGACATACTCAGAAACCAGTTTCCTGTTTTTTCTCTGATCAAGGTAAAATCCTGTTTTCTGGCCTTCTTTCAGATAAACGCTAAAGTTTATGTTGTTTTCTGTTATTAAAATTTTATCCGGAATACTGCCATACAGAACTTTATTTTCTGTGGTAAGCCCCTCTTTTTTTCTCACTTTTTCATCGGATTTATCTATTATTCCTTCTGGGGATAGGGTTTCTATAAATGTATCAAGTATAAGATGGCGGAAATTTTCCATTCCTGCTGTGTTTATCTGGATTGCAATATAGCCGTTATAAAAGTCTGCTATCAGTCCGGGGAGTAAATCTGCTTCTGAGTGGATTATACGGTAGGCATTGGTTATGGTCTTTAGATGCTTTCTTTGATTAATAGCCTCTTTTATTCTCCTCTTGATGAGACTGTTTATGTCTGTTTTTTCAAAGGATAAAATTCTGACTGTTATTTTGCTGTCTGGATTTATATATCCAGTGGCAAGATATTCGTTGCCAATATAGATATCAACTATTTCACCGGCTTTGATATCCGGTAGTTTTTTGATTTCGTTTTTGTATATCCAGAGATTTTTTTGTTTGATTTTTGGGAGAGCCGATTTTTTCAGAATTATTTTTTTCATTTTGTAGATATGGAAGGGGAAAACTCCCCCTTCCTGTTGTTATTCTTTTTTCTCTTTTACGATTTCGTAAGATTCTATAATATCTCCGGGCTTGACGTCGTTAAAGTCTTTTAACATCACTCCACATTCATATCCTTTTGCCACTTCTTTCACGTCCTCTTTAAATCTTTTGAGGGATGCTATCTCTCCATCGTATATAACAACGCCATCTCTAACCAGTCTGGCTTTTGCATTTCTTCTTATAACCCCTTCTGTAACAATACATCCTGCAACTGTCCCAACACCTTTAATTCTGAATATCTGTTTAACTTCGCATGTTCCAAGGAATTGCTCTCTTTCTTCAGGTTCAAGCATTCCTTTAAGGGCTTTTTCCATATCTTCAATAAGGTCGTAGATAATACCATAAACCCTGATATCTACCCCTTCCTCTTCTGCGGCTTTTCTTGCTGCTGCATCCGGTCTTACGTTAAAACCAAGTATGATTGCATTAGATGCAGCTGCCAGCATAACATCACTTTCTGTAATTCTTCCTATACCGCTATGGATTACGTTTATGCTAACATCCTCAAATTTTTCTGATAATTCCTCCAAGGATTTGAGTATTGCTTCAAGTGAACCCTGAACGTCAGCTTTAACAATGATATTAACCTCTTTTTCTCCTGCAAGGCTTTCAAAATGCATTCTGGCTCTTTTGGCTTGAAGCTCTTCTTCTCTTTTTCTTAGTCTCTGTTCTGCAAGCTGTCTTGCTTCCCTTTCTGAAGGTTTGACTATGAATTTATCCCCTGCCTGTGGAACATCATTAAATCCTAAGATTTCCACAGGAGTTCCAGGACCAGCTTCCTTAAGCTGATTACCCCTTTCATCAAACATTGCACGGACTTTACCCCATGTGTATCCGGCAACAAAGTAATCACCCTGATGGAGAGTTCCGTTTTCTATAAGAACTGTTGCAACAGGACCCTTTTTAGGATCAAGTTTTGATTCTATTACTGTTCCAATTGCTGGTTTGTTTGGGTTTGCTTTCAGATCAAGTATTTCAGCCACAAGAAGTATATTTTCAAGGAGTTCTTCAACATTCTGTCCTGTTTTTGCAGAAACAGGAACCATTATGATATCTCCGCCCCATTCTTCCGGGATAAGACCGTATTGGGATAATTCTCTTTTTACCCTTTCAGGGTCAGCACCCGGTTTGTCTATCTTGTTTATTGCAACAATTATAGGAACATCGGCATTTTTTGCGTGGTTTATAGCCTCTATTGTTTGCGGTTTTACTCCATCATCTGCAGCAACAACAAGGACTGCTATATCTGCAACTTTAGAACCTCTTGCTCTAAGGGTTGTAAATGCTTCATGTCCCGGGGTGTCAAGGAAAGTAATTTCTTTACCATTTGGTAATTGTATTTTATAGGCACCTATATGCTGTGTAATTCCGCCTTTTTCCCTTGCTGCTACGTCTGTTTTCCTTATGGTGTCAAGGAGTGTTGTTTTTCCATGATCAACATGACCCATTACAGTAACAACAGGAGGCCTTTCTACAAGCTCACCTTCTTCCTCTTCTTCTCCAAGTATTTTTGCTTTTTCTTCTTCAGGAAGTTCTTCTACTATAGATACCTCTTCTCCTTCCTTCTGTATTTCTGCTAAAAAGCCATGTTCTTCTGCTATCTGAAGTGCTACTTCTGGGTCTATAGTCTGGTTTACTGAAGCAAGTATTCCTTTTTTGAGCAGGTCTGCCATTATTTGGTTAACAGGCAGGTCAAGTATCTCTGCCAGTTCCCTGACGGTAACGACTTCTGGAATAATTGCAATTTTAAGCTCTTCCTCTTCCTTGGTTGCTGTTTCTGGTTTTTTCTCTTCTTCTTTCTTTTTCTTCTTCTTTTTCTTTTTCTTAGGTTGTGCACCCATTAACTTTTTGAGTGCTTCTAATTCTGCCTTTTCTTCTTTGCTTAATTTTATCTTTTCTTTTTCTGAGATTTGTTCTTTTACTTCTGTAATTTCTTCAGGTTTCTCTTCTTTTTTGGGTTTTGGTGCTGGTTTTGGTTTAGGTTTCTCTACTTTTTCCACAGGTGGTTTTCTTTCAAATTTTTTCTTCAGTTTTTCTTCTTTTTTAGCTACAGGTCTTTTAGCAGGTTTTTCCCCAGCAATTGTCTTTTCTTTTACCGGTGGTTTTTCTTCAACAGCAGGTGGTTTCTTTTCTACTTTTGGCTTTTCTATTTTTTCTTCAATAGGTTTTTCTACTTTTTCAGGTTGTGGTTTTTTTTCTTTTTTCTCTTTTTCTAATTTTTCTTTTTTAAGGGCTTCTTTTTTCTCTTTTTCAAGCTCTTTTTTCCTTTCTTCTTCTTTTCTTGCTTTTTCTTTGAGATATTCTTTTATTTTTTCTACCTGCTGTGGTGTTACTTCTGTGAAACTGCTGATTTCTCCTTCATACCCTATAGCCCTTAATGCTTCAACTGCTTCTTCGTGGGATATATTTAAATTATGTGCCATATCCCATACTTTTATGCCTTCTTTTTTCCCTTCCTTTTCTTCCACCTTCTCTTCCACAGCTACCGGTGCTTCTCCGAGAACATCTCTTAACAGGGTAACCACTTCTTCATCTATTTTGGTAGATGGTGATTTTATTTTTGTTCCTGTAAGGTTTTGAATCTCTTCAGCAAGCTGTTTCCAAGTCATTCCAAATTCTTTAGCAAGGTCTGATATCTTAACCTTTGACAAATTACATTACCTCCTTTCAAGCTCAAAGTATTGAGCAATTAAACCTTTTAATTTTAAACCAAATTTATTAAGAGGGACAAATATTATTCCCACTTCTTTCTTTCCTATAAATTTACCCAGTTGTTCCTTTGTAAATAACTGATAAAACTCAGTATTTCTTTCTCTTAAAATATTCCTTTTTGTTCTTTCTGCTATATCTTCTGCTATAATCAAGAATCCTTTTTTCCCTTTTTTCAGTTCTTTTTCTGTATCTTCATATCCTATTTTTATAAGCCTACCTCTCCAGCCTATCTGGATTAGACTTATTATTTGCTTTAGTAATGCCTGTTTTATTTCTTCTTTTTCCTTTTTCATGAGCTTTTTGAATTTTTTTGTTGAAATACATGAGGGGCAGATATAAACCCCTCTTCCTCCTTTCTTTTTTAGAATATCAGGTTCTTTGGTTTTCTGGACAAACCTTATAAGCTG includes the following:
- a CDS encoding DUF448 domain-containing protein — protein: MKDYNNYREQENKPVRTCIICKKKRPKYQLIRFVQKTKEPDILKKKGGRGVYICPSCISTKKFKKLMKKEKEEIKQALLKQIISLIQIGWRGRLIKIGYEDTEKELKKGKKGFLIIAEDIAERTKRNILRERNTEFYQLFTKEQLGKFIGKKEVGIIFVPLNKFGLKLKGLIAQYFELERR
- a CDS encoding class I SAM-dependent rRNA methyltransferase, which codes for MKKIILKKSALPKIKQKNLWIYKNEIKKLPDIKAGEIVDIYIGNEYLATGYINPDSKITVRILSFEKTDINSLIKRRIKEAINQRKHLKTITNAYRIIHSEADLLPGLIADFYNGYIAIQINTAGMENFRHLILDTFIETLSPEGIIDKSDEKVRKKEGLTTENKVLYGSIPDKILITENNINFSVYLKEGQKTGFYLDQRKNRKLVSEYVQTGFKVLDLFSNAGGFGIYCGKKGADFIKFVDVSDLALNQVQENCRLNGINNFQIIKEDAFDFLKNETDSYDLIIVDPPSFAKSRHERQGALRGFKYLIVNSLKILNPKGYLAVFSCSHHISMQDLIDLTTSSAAITGDILEIKEFMYQDKDHPAVINMPNTLYLKGLLVQKR
- the infB gene encoding translation initiation factor IF-2; its protein translation is MSKVKISDLAKEFGMTWKQLAEEIQNLTGTKIKSPSTKIDEEVVTLLRDVLGEAPVAVEEKVEEKEGKKEGIKVWDMAHNLNISHEEAVEALRAIGYEGEISSFTEVTPQQVEKIKEYLKEKARKEEERKKELEKEKKEALKKEKLEKEKKEKKPQPEKVEKPIEEKIEKPKVEKKPPAVEEKPPVKEKTIAGEKPAKRPVAKKEEKLKKKFERKPPVEKVEKPKPKPAPKPKKEEKPEEITEVKEQISEKEKIKLSKEEKAELEALKKLMGAQPKKKKKKKKKKEEEKKPETATKEEEELKIAIIPEVVTVRELAEILDLPVNQIMADLLKKGILASVNQTIDPEVALQIAEEHGFLAEIQKEGEEVSIVEELPEEEKAKILGEEEEEGELVERPPVVTVMGHVDHGKTTLLDTIRKTDVAAREKGGITQHIGAYKIQLPNGKEITFLDTPGHEAFTTLRARGSKVADIAVLVVAADDGVKPQTIEAINHAKNADVPIIVAINKIDKPGADPERVKRELSQYGLIPEEWGGDIIMVPVSAKTGQNVEELLENILLVAEILDLKANPNKPAIGTVIESKLDPKKGPVATVLIENGTLHQGDYFVAGYTWGKVRAMFDERGNQLKEAGPGTPVEILGFNDVPQAGDKFIVKPSEREARQLAEQRLRKREEELQAKRARMHFESLAGEKEVNIIVKADVQGSLEAILKSLEELSEKFEDVSINVIHSGIGRITESDVMLAAASNAIILGFNVRPDAAARKAAEEEGVDIRVYGIIYDLIEDMEKALKGMLEPEEREQFLGTCEVKQIFRIKGVGTVAGCIVTEGVIRRNAKARLVRDGVVIYDGEIASLKRFKEDVKEVAKGYECGVMLKDFNDVKPGDIIESYEIVKEKKE
- the prmC gene encoding peptide chain release factor N(5)-glutamine methyltransferase, with product MKIKEAIEQGVKRLKEAGVKTPVTDTHLILSKVLNIPRWKLIIEKDKYLSTEEKRKFFSLIEKRAERYPLGYILGEKEFFNIKLKIEEGVLIPRPETELLVEEVLKRIPENKKTIGLEIGIGSGAISIALLKNRPNLIMYGVDISEKALQLSALNAKINNVLDRFIIIKSNLFENIPDIKFDFIVSNPPYIAQEEYETLEEEVKKEPIEALIAGKEGTEFYERIINEGINYLKEKGFFAFEIGYRQGEYVKKLLENKGFKVSIIKDYQGHDRVVIGER